The sequence tttttaatttcaatttttaatctAAAACCTTTTTTACATTATAACACTGAGGAGGTATAACTAACATAATATACGTCCTCGATTACAACCCAGCCTCGGAAATTTAAGTAAATAGTTGACTTTCAAACAGTTAATATCCCTAATGCGCCTCAAATACTATTTATAAACAATACGTCATCCATTTTCCAATCTTCTTTGTTtcaacaaggatttgtatagttgtCTAGCAAAGTATTCGGTAAAGTTGCAATTAAAAAAGTCCTCAAAACCTCTACTGAGTTTGAAGCTTTCCTCAGCCTCAAACACGAAAACATTGTCGAAGCCATTGAAATCATCGAAGCCGAAGAATTTGCCTTCGTTTTGATGGAATTCGCTGAATTCGGAGATGTTTTTGAATACATAATGAAAAACGGCCTCATGTCCGTTGAAGCCACCCTCTCTGTCTTCTCTCAAGTTGTCAAAGCAGTCGAATACTGCCACTCAAATGGAATCGCCCACAATGACATTAAATTAGAAAACGTCTTGTTATCTAATGGATGTGTCAAACTGGCTGATTTTGGATTTGCCAAATCAACCGTTATTGTTGCCGAATCTGAAGAATTTTGTGGAACCCTCCCATACGCTGCCCCCGAAGTCATTATGGGAATGGAACACAATACCATGAAAGCCGACATGTGGAGTATGGGAGTTATGCTTTACGTCATGCTCTTCGGAGCTTTCCCATTCTCCGATAGTGACGCAACCTCTATGGTCAAAGCTCAAATCTCAAACACCCTCTCTTTCCCCGAAAACACTAGCGACATCGTAAAATCCCTCGTCTCCTCCATGCTTGAACCCTCTGTTGAAAAACGTGCTGATGCCATCTCAGTCCGTCTTGCCTTGGGTCAGTTTTAAATACCCAAGCATCCTTGAAATCGCAACAGGCTCCGTTATAGGATCTTGTTGTGATTTcaaggatgttttttttttgtccattcgATTGTTACGGTAAACCATGTATATATAACACTTGGGCATACCTTTATCCGATACAATATACGGTTACGGTAAACCTACGTGTTATCAATCAATTTTACATTCTCATCTTCTTTGTTTCAACAAACTcattctattttcattttaataaacttACTGTGACGTGAGTTAAGCATTGTTTGTTTTCTGAAAAACCTTGAATGGCTGCAGAGAAACAGAAAATTAGAACGCTCAAGTTACGACATAGtctatttattaattgttattcaAGTTTACCACTTGACCGCACAATCCCGTAGCAAAGCAAGCTGTTTTCATAGGTTTGGGAAGAAAACAAGTTGACTCTAACAATCCTCTTACTTTCTTTGTATTGAGATTCGGGTTTGTAACCGATTCCATGTGGTTACGGTAAACAAGAATTTATGGTCAGTCCatagttatatattttgttgaatcATGTTCTAATCCCAAtaacttaaatatattaaaagcacatagaaaatgatttcaTCGGTTTACACTTAGCTTGCTGTGGTAAACATTGCATACGAGGATACGGTAAACTGAACTGTATAATAACTTGTTCGGTTACGGTAAACCTTTATCGTATAAGTTTATGGTTACGGTAAACATGACAGTTAAAGGCAACACGGTAAACTTATAAGATAAATGCCCTTGTACAACCAATTACTTTGTTTACCGTTTGCAAGAGTAGTTACCATTAATGAAAAGGGGAGATTGTTCAATAATGTACTGTTTCATTGTGTAAGAAAGCATTTATTTGAACTTTCCACCCTTCAGCATCAATCATTGGAACAGTCCGTAGCAGCCATATCTCTATATAAGGCGtgaatttcagtattttgaTACCTTTATTACACTAAATCCACGCCAATTTAAAATGGAACTTTTATTGAACAGTGGACTTTCAAACGTTGTAGCCCTAACTGAAGAAGTTTTCTCCGCCTCTAG is a genomic window of Mytilus trossulus isolate FHL-02 chromosome 1, PNRI_Mtr1.1.1.hap1, whole genome shotgun sequence containing:
- the LOC134707172 gene encoding testis-specific serine/threonine-protein kinase 3-like translates to MSVEATLSVFSQVVKAVEYCHSNGIAHNDIKLENVLLSNGCVKLADFGFAKSTVIVAESEEFCGTLPYAAPEVIMGMEHNTMKADMWSMGVMLYVMLFGAFPFSDSDATSMVKAQISNTLSFPENTSDIVKSLVSSMLEPSVEKRADAISVRLALGQF